One Candidatus Hydrogenedentota bacterium genomic window, CGAGTAACCGGTCGACGACCGTCTTGCCATCGCGAGTGACGATCATCGTCGGGTACCCTTCCACGTCGAACTGCACTTTCAACGCTTTGACAGATTCGCGCTCGTTCCAAGCCGGCAACCGCGTGTGAACGCGGACGACCGAAAATGCACGCGCAACGAGATCGCGACAGCCGGGATGGTTGTCCAGTGCGTCGAGCAAGTTGTAGGACGGTTCGCCTCGCGTGTTCGTTATGGTGAAGACCAGCAGTATCGGACGATTCGATTTCTTCGCGATCGCACATGCGCGACTGAGAGTTGTCCAGGGCATAATGGTCGAG contains:
- a CDS encoding thioredoxin family protein, with the protein product MPWTTLSRACAIAKKSNRPILLVFTITNTRGEPSYNLLDALDNHPGCRDLVARAFSVVRVHTRLPAWNERESVKALKVQFDVEGYPTMIVTRDGKTVVDRLLGCPTPDLIQQFLEGASGEYRLPT